The Congregibacter litoralis KT71 genome contains a region encoding:
- a CDS encoding sterol desaturase family protein — translation MILAEAAAPRRDQRYTRRQRWPHNLLMVVVDTLVVRLLFPVAAVGAAVMANEQAWGLLNLANLPVWLSVLLGTIALDLAIYFQHRIFHAVPWLWRLHRMHHADLEFDVTTGLRFHPLEIVLSMAIKITVVVALGAPAIAVLIFEVILNATSMFNHGNVRLPQGLEQKLRRLVVTPDMHRVHHSIVPEETNSNFGFNLPWWDRFFGTYRDKPAAGHIGMVIGIEDFREPRDLRLDQMLIQPFRSTYRRP, via the coding sequence ATGATACTTGCCGAAGCCGCCGCGCCACGTCGCGACCAGCGCTACACTCGCCGGCAACGGTGGCCACATAACCTCTTGATGGTCGTGGTGGATACCCTGGTGGTTCGGCTATTGTTTCCCGTGGCCGCCGTCGGAGCGGCGGTGATGGCGAATGAGCAGGCGTGGGGACTGTTAAATCTGGCCAATCTGCCAGTTTGGTTGTCAGTCCTTTTGGGGACGATCGCGCTTGATCTCGCAATCTACTTTCAGCATCGCATCTTTCATGCAGTGCCCTGGCTCTGGCGCTTGCATCGTATGCACCATGCGGATTTGGAATTCGACGTAACGACGGGCCTGCGTTTCCATCCTCTGGAAATTGTGCTCTCCATGGCCATTAAAATCACCGTCGTGGTTGCGCTGGGAGCACCTGCGATTGCGGTACTGATTTTCGAAGTGATTCTCAATGCAACCTCAATGTTCAACCACGGAAACGTACGATTGCCTCAAGGGCTGGAGCAAAAGTTGAGACGGTTGGTGGTCACGCCGGATATGCACCGCGTGCATCATTCGATTGTTCCTGAAGAGACAAATAGCAACTTTGGTTTTAATTTGCCTTGGTGGGACCGGTTTTTTGGCACCTATCGGGATAAACCTGCCGCTGGCCATATTGGAATGGTCATCGGCATCGAGGATTTTCGAGAGCCGCGGGACCTCCGGTTGGATCAGATGCTGATTCAGCCATTTCGCAGCACCTACCGACGCCCCTGA
- a CDS encoding Glu/Leu/Phe/Val family dehydrogenase: MSHSNDQSFGDDGHLNGIFDQLDVPEDVRRRLAQAQQTVQINIPIRMDDGALQFFPAWRIRYDDTRGPGKGGIRFHPDVSSEEVTALSFWMTIKCAVVDLPFGGAKGGVRVDPKALSRLELERLSRGYIRAFHDLIGPNSDIPAPDVNTNDTIMGWMADEFAQIERRQVPATITGKPLGLGGSRGRTAATGRGALQVLDLWAERRGKTPEELRVAVQGFGNAGYHFARLARERGYRIVALSDSQGAIHAADGLDPDPIWRHKHKNRELKGMVYCDESICQEADVEQLTNDELLAMDVDVLVLAALEDAVTEQNAATVNAATILEIANGPVSNEADDQLAKRGVEVLPDVLVNAGGVIVSHLEWVQNRIGDTWSEDEVNRRLTERLAREAAACFDRAEEDNITLRTAAYTQAIGRIAEAMTQQGTQGYFNHHQG, translated from the coding sequence ATGAGTCATTCCAACGACCAAAGCTTCGGTGACGACGGTCACCTGAACGGGATTTTTGACCAACTTGACGTCCCTGAGGACGTTCGCAGGCGTCTGGCCCAGGCGCAGCAAACCGTACAAATCAACATCCCGATCCGCATGGACGACGGCGCCTTGCAATTCTTTCCGGCCTGGCGCATTCGTTACGACGACACGCGTGGGCCGGGCAAAGGGGGCATCCGTTTCCATCCGGACGTGAGCTCGGAAGAAGTCACTGCGCTGAGCTTCTGGATGACCATCAAGTGCGCCGTGGTGGACCTGCCATTCGGCGGTGCCAAAGGTGGTGTTCGGGTCGATCCCAAGGCGCTCTCCCGACTGGAACTGGAACGTCTGTCGCGTGGCTATATCCGCGCTTTTCATGACCTTATCGGGCCGAACAGTGACATCCCGGCACCGGACGTCAACACCAACGACACCATCATGGGCTGGATGGCCGACGAATTTGCCCAGATCGAACGCCGTCAGGTACCGGCCACCATCACCGGCAAGCCTTTAGGGCTGGGCGGTTCCAGGGGACGCACCGCGGCCACCGGACGTGGCGCGCTGCAGGTGCTTGATCTGTGGGCCGAGCGCCGCGGCAAAACCCCTGAAGAACTCCGTGTGGCGGTCCAGGGTTTCGGCAATGCCGGTTATCACTTCGCCCGACTGGCCCGCGAGCGCGGCTATCGGATCGTCGCGCTGTCGGATTCCCAGGGTGCCATTCATGCCGCTGACGGACTTGATCCAGACCCGATCTGGCGCCATAAACACAAAAACCGGGAGCTCAAGGGCATGGTTTACTGTGATGAATCGATCTGCCAGGAAGCCGACGTCGAGCAACTGACCAACGACGAGCTGCTGGCGATGGATGTCGATGTACTGGTACTAGCCGCACTGGAGGACGCCGTCACCGAGCAAAATGCCGCGACCGTGAACGCCGCCACGATCCTGGAAATCGCCAACGGGCCCGTCAGTAATGAGGCCGATGATCAACTAGCCAAACGCGGCGTCGAAGTGCTACCGGATGTATTGGTCAATGCCGGCGGTGTGATCGTCAGCCATCTGGAATGGGTGCAGAATCGCATCGGTGATACCTGGTCCGAAGACGAAGTCAATCGGCGCCTCACCGAACGCCTGGCCCGCGAGGCCGCCGCCTGTTTCGACCGGGCGGAGGAAGATAACATAACGCTGCGGACTGCGGCCTATACACAGGCCATCGGCCGCATCGCCGAGGCCATGACCCAACAAGGCACTCAGGGCTATTTCAACCATCATCAAGGATAG
- a CDS encoding transposase — MNQLTLSEAEYQTKKSKIRREIFLERMDTLIPWKQLEKNVAHYYPKGQDGRPPVPLSSMLRVHCMPLFYNLSDPILKCSQRRAI; from the coding sequence ATGAACCAGTTAACCCTCTCCGAAGCCGAGTACCAGACCAAGAAGAGCAAAATTCGCCGCGAAATCTTTCTCGAACGAATGGACACGTTGATTCCCTGGAAACAGCTGGAGAAGAACGTAGCGCATTATTACCCAAAAGGTCAGGACGGACGGCCTCCTGTCCCGTTGTCTTCCATGCTGCGCGTTCATTGTATGCCATTGTTCTATAACCTGAGCGATCCGATCTTGAAATGCAGTCAACGCCGCGCGATCTAG
- a CDS encoding group III truncated hemoglobin: MLDAFYRKVLADDRLRPLFLDVAEIDLRTHLPCIRAYWCKLLLGERDGYQSNMVARHLALHEQHPLQLDDFERWLELFRETVNADFTGPSADRAKTLATRIAGNLVRLTRSPIST; this comes from the coding sequence ATGCTGGACGCCTTCTACCGGAAGGTCCTGGCCGATGATCGCCTGCGTCCGCTGTTCTTGGATGTGGCAGAAATTGACCTCAGAACGCACCTGCCGTGTATCCGCGCCTATTGGTGCAAGCTGCTGCTCGGCGAACGCGACGGCTACCAGAGCAACATGGTCGCCCGCCACTTGGCGTTGCACGAGCAACACCCTTTGCAGCTAGATGACTTTGAGCGCTGGCTGGAGCTGTTTCGGGAGACCGTGAACGCAGATTTTACAGGGCCGAGCGCAGACCGCGCCAAGACATTAGCAACACGGATCGCGGGGAATCTTGTGCGACTTACACGTTCACCTATCAGCACGTAA